Proteins from one Leptonema illini DSM 21528 genomic window:
- a CDS encoding DUF1564 family protein, whose protein sequence is MNEQTRADREPYYRTRSTLLIPDCYFKQYFWRSPYIKIEHWALSSFLSGLMDDPLLEYKLSFLESSGKWKKQYQEEGQELQRVNFYPDDRDWGRLSAISNATGYSRCYIFVYLMLVAMGVIILETGGTEPSYVGGHWNAEVFCTICVDAVARKLTRTLQT, encoded by the coding sequence ATGAACGAACAGACGCGAGCCGATCGAGAGCCCTACTACCGGACCCGCTCCACCTTACTTATCCCGGATTGTTACTTTAAGCAATACTTCTGGCGGAGTCCTTACATTAAGATCGAGCATTGGGCGCTTTCCTCCTTTTTAAGCGGGCTTATGGATGATCCTTTGCTGGAATACAAACTGAGCTTTCTTGAGAGCAGCGGTAAATGGAAGAAGCAGTATCAGGAGGAAGGGCAGGAATTGCAGCGGGTGAATTTTTATCCCGATGACCGGGATTGGGGGCGGCTGTCGGCGATTTCTAATGCGACGGGGTATTCGAGGTGTTATATCTTTGTCTACCTGATGCTTGTAGCAATGGGGGTGATCATCCTTGAGACTGGTGGAACTGAACCATCTTACGTGGGGGGACATTGGAATGCGGAGGTGTTTTGCACCATTTGCGTCGATGCTGTCGCCAGAAAACTCACGAGAACGCTACAAACATAG
- a CDS encoding acetyl-CoA acetyltransferase produces MMSATYILGGAQTDFSRNWTKEGKTFMSMLREVVDDGLAEVGLDYDEIIRLNKENRVAVFVGNFDAEQYANQGHLGAFLTEVHPAFYGVPGARYEAACASGSVALDSANAKIRAGDYDVAIVVGVEVMKSVSSMVGGDFLGTAAYYEKEAKGVSLPFPKLFGQLADRVIERYGSKIGDKRILDGLGEISRINYGNAKKNPNAQTRTWFMNREQATTRGGKYNAEVGGRLAISDCSQVTDGAALLVLASPSYASEFSKKTGRTMKTFAQLKGWGHRVAPVLFEKKMAESKDNEYILPWTRQAVVDAYKRAGLDIDKIDVIETHDCFTSSEYASISAYGMTKPGEEHTVIEDGTISMDGITDADSVKRLKRKPVNPSGGLIGAGHPVGASGVRMALDLYKQVTDQAGGYQVPGAKNGLMLNIGGSATTNYTFVIGAEN; encoded by the coding sequence GTGATGAGTGCAACGTATATTCTGGGCGGAGCTCAGACTGACTTTTCGAGAAACTGGACGAAAGAAGGAAAAACCTTCATGTCCATGCTGCGAGAGGTTGTGGATGACGGACTGGCCGAGGTCGGTCTGGACTATGATGAAATCATCCGATTGAATAAAGAAAACCGAGTCGCCGTTTTCGTCGGCAACTTTGATGCAGAGCAGTACGCAAATCAGGGCCATCTGGGCGCCTTCCTGACCGAGGTTCATCCGGCCTTCTACGGTGTTCCGGGCGCCCGCTACGAAGCAGCCTGCGCATCGGGGTCCGTTGCCCTTGATTCTGCAAATGCAAAGATCCGCGCCGGAGATTACGACGTAGCGATCGTGGTCGGCGTCGAGGTCATGAAGTCTGTAAGCTCGATGGTCGGTGGCGACTTCCTCGGAACGGCCGCCTACTACGAGAAGGAAGCGAAGGGCGTTAGCCTGCCGTTCCCGAAGCTGTTCGGACAGCTTGCGGACCGCGTGATCGAGCGCTATGGCTCGAAAATCGGCGATAAGCGTATCCTTGACGGTCTCGGCGAGATCTCGCGCATCAACTATGGCAACGCGAAGAAAAATCCGAACGCGCAAACCCGCACATGGTTCATGAACAGAGAGCAGGCCACGACGCGTGGCGGCAAGTATAACGCCGAGGTCGGCGGACGGCTTGCAATCTCGGATTGTTCGCAGGTTACCGATGGAGCGGCTCTGCTGGTGCTCGCTTCTCCTTCGTATGCGTCGGAGTTCTCGAAGAAGACCGGGCGTACCATGAAAACCTTCGCACAACTGAAAGGCTGGGGACATCGTGTTGCCCCCGTTCTTTTCGAGAAGAAGATGGCCGAATCAAAGGATAACGAGTACATCCTTCCGTGGACACGTCAGGCTGTCGTCGACGCCTACAAGCGCGCCGGCCTTGATATCGATAAGATCGACGTTATTGAAACGCACGACTGCTTTACTTCGAGCGAGTACGCTTCGATCTCGGCGTATGGCATGACAAAGCCGGGCGAAGAGCATACGGTCATTGAAGACGGAACGATCTCGATGGACGGCATCACCGACGCCGACAGCGTGAAGCGCTTGAAGCGCAAGCCTGTAAATCCGTCGGGCGGTTTGATCGGAGCGGGTCACCCGGTTGGTGCATCGGGCGTGCGTATGGCGCTCGACCTGTACAAGCAGGTAACCGATCAGGCCGGCGGCTATCAGGTTCCCGGAGCTAAGAACGGACTGATGCTGAACATCGGTGGTTCGGCGACGACGAACTACACGTTCGTGATCGGCGCTGAGAATTGA
- a CDS encoding helix-turn-helix domain-containing protein: MSRPAERVYSRYTTEALTLFGRLIRISRLRRRMSAQELARRAGISRGLLQRIEKGDPRCEIGVAFELAALLELPLFHADQEQLQSRNRLADEMIALLPQPRAGKLQEVDDDF; this comes from the coding sequence ATGAGCCGGCCGGCAGAACGCGTTTACTCCCGCTATACAACCGAAGCTCTAACGCTTTTCGGTCGCTTGATTCGCATCTCTCGCCTGCGAAGACGCATGTCGGCCCAGGAGCTGGCCAGGCGTGCCGGGATTTCTCGAGGGTTGCTGCAACGCATTGAAAAAGGCGATCCTCGCTGCGAGATCGGTGTTGCCTTTGAACTGGCTGCCCTGCTTGAGCTGCCGCTCTTTCATGCCGATCAAGAGCAATTGCAGTCCCGCAACCGCCTTGCAGACGAAATGATTGCGCTCCTGCCTCAGCCTCGAGCTGGTAAACTGCAAGAGGTAGACGATGACTTCTAA
- a CDS encoding type II toxin-antitoxin system HipA family toxin → MTSNAPTEAFVWAWLPGALEPVVVGRLKEQSDRRLLFHYGRSYLDRPDAIPLDDRELPLQKGFLPLFNGLSIPGCLRDGSPDAWGRRVILNRIVGASDDTMQLNEITYMLESGSDRVGALDFQRSATEYVPRLAGPATLEDLLESADRIEQGKPLSPDLVQALQHGTSIGGARPKALIETNSEKYIAKFSSSTDIMNFVKAEFVAMRMADRLGLDVAQVRLVKAAGRDVLLIRRFDRLHTSKGWQRRLMLSALTLLQLDEMMARYASYETLCEIIRHRFGSPEATLRELFARLIFNILCGNTDDHARNHAAFWNGTTLQLTPAYDLCPQPRAGNEATQAMLIQGENRFSRLDVCIGAAAQFLLSREEAIATIDRLISGIQEHWQAVCDEAELSEVDRRLLWRRQFLNPFAFTVSAEASKKGSFSDKLSEHWKRFL, encoded by the coding sequence ATGACTTCTAACGCCCCGACAGAGGCCTTTGTATGGGCATGGCTGCCTGGCGCTCTGGAGCCCGTCGTCGTCGGTCGCCTGAAAGAACAGTCCGACAGACGGCTGCTTTTCCACTATGGCCGCAGCTATCTTGATCGCCCCGATGCCATTCCACTCGATGATCGCGAGCTGCCACTACAGAAGGGATTCTTGCCCCTTTTTAACGGATTGTCCATACCCGGATGCCTTCGCGATGGTTCTCCGGATGCATGGGGCAGACGCGTTATACTGAACCGCATCGTCGGCGCATCGGACGATACGATGCAGCTCAACGAAATCACTTATATGCTGGAATCAGGTTCTGATCGCGTGGGAGCTCTTGACTTTCAGAGGTCTGCGACGGAGTACGTGCCCCGGCTTGCCGGTCCGGCTACGCTTGAAGATCTTCTTGAATCGGCCGATCGCATCGAACAGGGCAAACCTCTATCTCCCGATCTTGTGCAGGCCTTACAACACGGAACCTCAATCGGAGGAGCCCGGCCCAAGGCCTTGATCGAAACGAATTCCGAAAAGTACATTGCAAAGTTCTCAAGCAGCACGGATATCATGAACTTCGTTAAGGCTGAATTTGTCGCCATGCGCATGGCCGACCGACTCGGCCTTGATGTGGCGCAGGTTCGTCTTGTGAAGGCAGCAGGCAGAGATGTTCTTTTGATCCGGCGCTTCGATCGACTGCATACATCAAAGGGATGGCAGCGACGATTGATGCTCTCCGCTCTCACATTGCTACAGCTTGATGAGATGATGGCACGCTATGCAAGCTACGAAACATTGTGCGAAATCATTCGCCATCGTTTCGGGTCTCCTGAAGCGACACTGCGAGAACTCTTCGCACGTCTCATCTTTAACATCCTCTGCGGGAACACAGACGATCACGCCCGCAACCATGCGGCCTTCTGGAACGGCACGACCCTTCAGCTAACGCCCGCCTACGATCTATGTCCGCAACCGCGTGCAGGCAATGAAGCGACACAGGCTATGCTGATTCAAGGCGAGAACCGATTCAGTCGCCTTGACGTCTGCATCGGCGCAGCAGCACAGTTCCTGTTGTCACGGGAAGAGGCAATAGCCACCATCGACAGGTTGATTTCCGGAATTCAGGAACACTGGCAGGCAGTCTGTGACGAGGCTGAGCTTTCAGAGGTCGATCGACGTCTGCTCTGGAGGCGTCAGTTCCTGAATCCTTTTGCCTTTACTGTTAGTGCAGAAGCCTCTAAAAAAGGCTCTTTTAGCGATAAACTGTCCGAGCACTGGAAGAGATTCCTCTGA
- a CDS encoding MaoC family dehydratase, which yields MANIQAPGIEEIAGSVPFQKDAIIQKEYGRFLEDFVDGDLYVHPRAFTISHSFAQEYATTFHEAAPLFLSAPYAKAHGFNDMLVSPLLVFNIALSLGVQNNSEKAMANLGYYDVTFLKPVYPGDTLRSRTKVLSKKARGGDKPGIVHVRTICTNQNGQPVLQYERKIMVPPRGDRPASSSNIASTPDATFPEQSKPVIELPELPTLNRDVIEHTGRNTYFEDFAAGQIYVHRNMRTISDEHMPWTYRVGNTHPLHYDRLYSKAQSGPMSGEPIVYGGLVFGWLAGLASRDTAENMLWDLGYTEGYHTQPAFAGDTVGSISRILKTEDGPIPGTGIVHIQLIGVKNMLTMEAVQKFGEDLFIKENNKKDLGKEKIPEKIFEIERKLLIKKRP from the coding sequence ATGGCAAACATACAGGCACCAGGCATCGAGGAGATCGCTGGCAGCGTTCCCTTCCAGAAAGATGCTATCATTCAAAAAGAGTACGGCCGGTTCCTTGAGGATTTCGTCGACGGCGACCTCTACGTGCATCCCCGCGCCTTTACGATCTCGCACAGCTTCGCTCAGGAGTATGCGACCACCTTCCACGAAGCCGCTCCGCTGTTTCTGAGCGCTCCTTATGCGAAGGCGCACGGGTTTAACGACATGCTTGTTTCGCCGCTGCTTGTGTTTAACATCGCCCTGTCTCTCGGAGTGCAGAACAACTCCGAAAAGGCGATGGCCAATCTCGGTTATTATGATGTTACCTTCCTGAAGCCCGTGTATCCGGGCGATACGCTGCGTTCGCGAACAAAAGTTCTCTCGAAGAAGGCCCGCGGTGGGGACAAGCCCGGTATCGTGCACGTGCGCACCATCTGCACCAACCAGAACGGCCAGCCCGTTCTTCAGTATGAGCGCAAGATTATGGTTCCGCCGCGAGGCGATCGACCCGCATCCAGCTCGAATATCGCCTCCACGCCCGATGCGACGTTCCCCGAGCAGAGCAAGCCTGTCATCGAGCTGCCCGAGCTGCCGACGCTGAACAGAGATGTAATCGAGCATACGGGCCGCAATACCTACTTCGAAGATTTTGCAGCCGGGCAGATCTACGTTCACCGCAACATGCGCACGATCTCTGACGAGCATATGCCGTGGACCTATCGCGTCGGTAACACACATCCGCTGCATTATGATCGTCTCTATTCAAAGGCACAGTCCGGACCGATGAGCGGCGAGCCCATCGTTTACGGCGGCCTCGTTTTCGGCTGGCTGGCCGGCCTTGCAAGCCGTGATACGGCAGAAAACATGCTCTGGGATCTCGGTTATACCGAGGGCTACCATACGCAGCCTGCCTTTGCCGGCGATACGGTTGGTTCGATCTCGCGCATTTTGAAGACAGAAGACGGTCCGATTCCCGGAACGGGCATCGTTCACATCCAGCTGATCGGCGTGAAGAACATGCTCACCATGGAAGCCGTTCAGAAGTTCGGCGAAGACCTCTTCATCAAAGAGAACAACAAGAAGGATCTCGGCAAAGAGAAGATCCCCGAGAAGATTTTCGAGATCGAGCGCAAGCTTCTGATCAAGAAGCGCCCGTAA